One Deefgea tanakiae genomic region harbors:
- a CDS encoding glycosyltransferase produces the protein MSSKTSKRVAIFLRDLGLGGVERCAVLVGEALAARGFTVTLVLLGGNRNLWSSRIGQVQVVDLSSAWQPLKPWTWLAGWRAARRIAAEHDIVIAGTFLLPLYMAYAATLGLKKRVIGWVHGPFFELDAFAKMNPVHRTACQFVYRRLDELVFVSNHAKDSMARWLDCEPKSTWQVLPNFVDAAQIIPAAVPRAEGSPLRVVFVGRIAEEKQPHLWLDTLAALNANKVAAHLTVVGDGPLESWLIDDAAKQGLSMQITLAGRQDNVSAYLAQADVLLLTSGFEGCPLVVLESMPMGVLLASTNAGGVYELFAERRDEFVVNEASGEALAQLIIQQQTHAAELSTWLKQRAEQYSQAALIERWVTMLSE, from the coding sequence ATGAGTTCAAAAACTTCAAAGCGAGTTGCCATTTTTCTACGTGATTTAGGCTTAGGTGGGGTTGAGCGCTGCGCGGTCTTGGTCGGCGAAGCACTTGCCGCGCGCGGTTTTACTGTGACGCTGGTGCTGCTTGGTGGAAATCGGAATCTTTGGTCGTCACGGATTGGCCAAGTGCAAGTCGTTGATTTGTCTAGCGCATGGCAACCACTCAAACCGTGGACGTGGTTGGCAGGTTGGCGCGCCGCGCGCCGCATTGCGGCAGAGCACGACATCGTTATCGCCGGGACGTTTTTGCTGCCGCTGTATATGGCGTATGCGGCAACTTTAGGGCTCAAAAAGCGGGTGATTGGCTGGGTGCATGGGCCGTTTTTCGAACTCGATGCTTTTGCCAAAATGAACCCCGTACATCGCACCGCGTGCCAATTTGTGTATCGACGTTTGGACGAATTGGTGTTTGTTTCTAATCACGCCAAAGATTCAATGGCTCGCTGGTTGGATTGTGAGCCGAAATCAACGTGGCAAGTACTGCCCAATTTCGTCGATGCCGCGCAAATTATTCCAGCAGCAGTGCCGCGCGCAGAAGGCTCGCCATTGCGGGTGGTGTTTGTTGGCCGTATTGCGGAGGAAAAGCAGCCGCATCTTTGGCTCGACACGCTCGCTGCACTCAACGCCAATAAAGTTGCTGCGCATCTCACCGTAGTCGGCGATGGCCCGCTAGAAAGTTGGCTGATTGACGATGCGGCGAAGCAAGGTTTGAGCATGCAGATCACATTGGCCGGGCGGCAAGATAACGTCAGCGCATACCTCGCCCAAGCGGATGTATTGCTGTTAACGTCTGGCTTTGAAGGTTGCCCCTTAGTAGTATTGGAATCTATGCCAATGGGCGTATTGCTTGCCAGTACAAACGCAGGTGGGGTATATGAACTCTTTGCCGAGCGCCGAGATGAGTTTGTAGTGAACGAGGCGAGTGGCGAGGCGTTGGCTCAGCTGATTATTCAACAACAAACTCACGCCGCAGAATTAAGCACTTGGCTGAAGCAACGCGCTGAGCAGTATTCGCAAGCGGCTTTGATTGAGCGTTGGGTGACAATGCTGAGTGAGTAA
- a CDS encoding EAL domain-containing protein, translated as MSLFSFSPRTRFIAAFSVLQVILLAVLVFNTQRIWSEMVQQENEQHVQSLSRLLKSSFIPSMVAGNRVKAADLLDSLQAADGIEYLVLIDANQRVIAARGWDVSKPMPVIESGMSIAPISGRLIHARLGLDSGGEALGEIRFGVLTDVLSSGFERLLWQSGLILLLGFLLLASLLTYAAVWISKHLERMIQATEASATGFFEPITVPAGADQIAKISQRFNDMALSIKAHVQALTQSETKYQAIADASTSVELLLSPEGKLLWVNAAVTRLTAYSVNECMLLPDFPLTIATPEERLRVEETLHAAIEQQSTAQDYEFRAMRRDGSLFWAAASWQPMFDVNHSYQGLRLSIRDNSEIKDERLALRKSVIELRQIQSLGKSYLQHAESERARMLALLAAMRFGVLFVDNENRIVFFNPAFCEMWGLSSQQIMIGRPIGQVLQLADNRPAMGDVLSYYLEELASLEERVDFGEVTLNDSRVVLQSCYRVTDPQGETNGRMWVYEDVTQQRLIAERMVSLAERDALTGLFNRHRFQQELHRMVSEADRRQTTMALVFFDLDEFKLVNDSFGHTVGDELLKSIAREVGKQVRLHEVFARLGGDEFAVLLPECDEFEVSKLADRIVQTVLQMQFVAGNHPMRPSTSVGVAMYPLHASSPDQLVAHADTAMYQAKAAGKGTWRIYRPESDHTRSELSRLSWKERIIDALEHDGFELHYQGIYHTEDKSLAHLEALVRMKDADSPGGIIMPGQFIPHAEKTGKIVDLDRWVIREVIQLLAQYPDCPSIAVNVSGRSFDEPELPLFIAGLLAHYKVNPKRLLVELTETSAVSDLSDAQRFIDALRDTGCVVCLDDFGVGFASFAYLKQLKADVLKIDGLFIRDLPNDRDSQIFVRGMVSIAHDMGKTTIAEFVESETIFNMLLEFGVDQVQGYWLDKPQKNHPGLR; from the coding sequence ATGTCCTTATTTTCCTTCTCTCCGCGTACTCGCTTTATTGCGGCATTTAGTGTGCTGCAAGTCATCTTGCTCGCCGTTTTAGTTTTCAATACCCAGCGAATTTGGTCTGAAATGGTGCAGCAAGAAAATGAGCAGCATGTTCAGTCGCTTTCTCGGCTTTTAAAATCATCGTTTATTCCTTCCATGGTCGCAGGTAATCGGGTTAAAGCCGCTGATTTATTGGATAGCCTGCAAGCAGCAGATGGCATTGAATATTTGGTCTTAATCGATGCTAATCAACGCGTGATTGCCGCCCGCGGTTGGGATGTTTCCAAACCCATGCCGGTGATTGAATCGGGGATGAGCATCGCGCCAATCTCAGGGCGTTTGATTCATGCTCGGCTGGGCTTAGACTCGGGCGGTGAGGCTTTAGGTGAGATCCGTTTTGGTGTGTTGACCGACGTTTTGAGCTCGGGTTTTGAGCGTTTACTTTGGCAAAGCGGATTGATTTTATTGCTAGGCTTTTTATTGCTAGCGAGTCTCCTCACTTATGCTGCAGTGTGGATTTCAAAGCATTTGGAGCGCATGATTCAGGCGACAGAAGCCTCCGCGACAGGTTTTTTTGAGCCAATCACGGTACCTGCGGGTGCAGACCAAATTGCAAAAATATCGCAACGTTTTAATGATATGGCTTTGTCGATTAAAGCGCATGTGCAGGCACTCACTCAAAGTGAAACAAAGTATCAAGCGATTGCCGATGCATCGACTAGTGTTGAGTTATTGCTAAGCCCAGAGGGGAAATTACTCTGGGTTAACGCAGCTGTTACGCGCTTGACGGCGTATTCAGTCAATGAATGCATGTTATTGCCCGATTTTCCGTTAACCATCGCAACGCCCGAAGAGCGTTTGCGCGTCGAAGAGACGCTGCATGCAGCGATTGAGCAACAATCCACAGCGCAAGACTACGAATTTCGCGCGATGCGCCGCGATGGTTCTTTGTTTTGGGCTGCGGCGAGTTGGCAGCCGATGTTTGATGTGAACCACAGCTATCAGGGTTTAAGACTGAGTATTCGGGATAATTCCGAAATTAAAGACGAGCGTCTTGCCCTGCGAAAATCGGTGATTGAATTACGCCAAATTCAATCGCTGGGCAAAAGCTATTTGCAACATGCCGAGTCAGAGCGCGCGCGAATGTTGGCTTTGCTTGCTGCAATGCGTTTTGGTGTGCTTTTTGTTGATAATGAAAATCGGATTGTATTTTTTAACCCTGCATTTTGTGAAATGTGGGGCTTGTCATCCCAGCAAATCATGATAGGCCGCCCGATCGGGCAGGTTTTGCAATTGGCCGATAATCGCCCGGCGATGGGTGATGTTTTATCGTATTACTTGGAAGAGCTCGCCTCACTCGAAGAGCGGGTCGATTTTGGCGAAGTTACCCTCAATGACAGTCGAGTGGTGTTGCAAAGTTGCTACCGTGTGACCGACCCGCAAGGTGAAACCAATGGCCGCATGTGGGTGTATGAAGACGTAACCCAGCAGCGTTTAATTGCCGAGCGGATGGTGAGTTTGGCCGAGCGCGATGCGCTGACCGGCTTATTTAATCGACATCGCTTTCAGCAAGAGCTGCATCGCATGGTATCAGAGGCTGATCGTCGGCAAACGACGATGGCTTTGGTGTTTTTTGACCTCGATGAATTCAAGCTGGTGAATGATAGTTTTGGCCATACCGTAGGCGATGAGTTACTGAAAAGTATCGCCCGCGAAGTGGGTAAGCAGGTGCGTTTGCATGAAGTCTTTGCCCGTTTAGGGGGGGATGAGTTTGCGGTGCTGTTGCCAGAATGTGATGAATTTGAAGTGAGTAAGCTAGCCGATCGTATCGTGCAAACTGTGCTGCAAATGCAGTTTGTCGCCGGCAACCACCCGATGCGGCCATCGACCTCGGTTGGTGTAGCGATGTATCCACTGCATGCCAGTTCTCCCGATCAATTGGTCGCACATGCTGATACGGCGATGTATCAAGCGAAGGCCGCTGGTAAAGGCACTTGGCGGATTTATCGTCCAGAGTCTGACCATACGCGCAGTGAATTAAGCCGCCTTTCGTGGAAAGAGCGAATTATCGATGCGCTGGAACACGATGGGTTTGAGCTGCATTACCAGGGCATTTATCACACCGAAGATAAAAGTCTCGCGCATTTAGAGGCGCTAGTGCGGATGAAAGATGCTGATAGTCCGGGTGGCATTATTATGCCAGGACAGTTTATTCCGCATGCGGAAAAAACTGGCAAGATCGTCGATCTCGATCGCTGGGTGATTCGAGAAGTTATTCAGTTGTTGGCGCAATATCCAGATTGTCCGTCGATTGCCGTGAATGTATCGGGACGCTCTTTTGATGAACCAGAGTTGCCTTTGTTTATTGCGGGCTTGTTGGCTCACTACAAGGTGAACCCAAAACGATTGTTGGTCGAGTTGACTGAGACCTCGGCGGTATCTGATTTATCTGATGCGCAACGCTTTATTGATGCCTTGCGCGATACCGGTTGCGTGGTGTGTTTGGATGACTTTGGCGTGGGCTTTGCTTCGTTTGCCTACTTGAAGCAATTGAAAGCCGACGTGCTAAAAATTGATGGGCTGTTTATTCGTGATTTACCCAACGATAGGGATAGCCAGATCTTTGTGCGCGGCATGGTGAGTATTGCGCATGATATGGGCAAAACCACGATCGCCGAATTTGTTGAAAGCGAAACGATTTTTAATATGCTGCTTGAGTTTGGTGTCGATCAAGTACAAGGTTACTGGTTAGACAAACCGCAAAAGAATCATCCAGGTTTGAGGTAG
- the argA gene encoding amino-acid N-acetyltransferase, with protein MQDFVQWFRQAAPYIHAFRGRTFVIALGGEVVRDGKFATLTHDINLLTSLGVRLIVVHGARPQIEARIAERGIEGRYLNGIRVTDLPTLECVIQAAGHVRVEIESWLSMGLPNSPMANADIRVSAGNFITAQPMGVRDGVDLQYTGEVRKVDTTAINYRMDDGELVLISTIGYSPTGEIFNLTLEDVATTTATALKADKLLFLFGQSGVVNDAGELQTELTASEAEQFLAEHPDANDDVSLYLPCAVRAVRNGVQRAHLISNDVDGSLLMELFTHDGIGTMVSREPLETLRQATIDDIGRMLALIEPLEEQGVLVKRGRELLEREVHRYSVLEHDGKTIGIVAIHPFPNSKMAELACLVIHPDYRDEDRGADLLRHVEQQARGLGIEKLFALTTRTSHWFVERGFKQASVDELPMEKKEMYNYQRRSKVFIKLLQR; from the coding sequence ATGCAAGATTTTGTTCAGTGGTTTCGCCAAGCAGCACCTTATATTCATGCCTTTCGTGGCCGTACGTTTGTTATTGCACTCGGTGGCGAAGTGGTACGCGATGGCAAGTTTGCCACGCTGACGCACGACATTAATTTGCTGACTAGTTTGGGCGTGCGCTTGATTGTGGTACACGGCGCGCGGCCGCAAATTGAGGCGCGGATTGCAGAGCGCGGCATTGAAGGACGCTACCTTAACGGCATTCGGGTGACCGATTTGCCGACGCTGGAATGCGTAATTCAAGCTGCGGGCCATGTACGTGTTGAGATTGAATCGTGGTTGTCGATGGGTTTGCCTAATTCACCGATGGCGAACGCTGATATTCGTGTTTCTGCGGGCAACTTTATCACTGCACAGCCGATGGGCGTGCGCGATGGCGTCGATCTGCAATACACCGGCGAAGTGCGCAAAGTCGATACGACGGCGATTAATTACCGCATGGATGACGGCGAGTTGGTGCTGATTTCAACGATTGGCTATTCGCCAACCGGTGAAATTTTCAACTTAACGCTCGAAGATGTCGCAACGACGACGGCGACGGCACTCAAAGCGGATAAATTGCTATTTTTGTTTGGCCAATCGGGCGTGGTGAATGATGCGGGCGAGTTGCAAACTGAGTTAACCGCCTCAGAGGCCGAGCAGTTTTTGGCCGAGCATCCCGATGCGAATGACGATGTTTCGTTGTACTTGCCGTGTGCGGTGCGCGCGGTGAGGAATGGTGTTCAACGGGCGCATTTGATTAGCAATGATGTCGACGGTAGCTTGTTGATGGAGCTATTCACGCACGATGGCATCGGCACGATGGTATCGCGTGAGCCGCTGGAAACCTTGCGTCAAGCTACGATCGACGATATTGGCCGAATGTTGGCGTTGATCGAGCCACTCGAAGAACAGGGCGTGTTAGTCAAACGCGGCCGTGAATTGTTGGAGCGCGAAGTGCATCGCTATTCAGTGCTCGAGCATGACGGAAAAACCATCGGTATCGTCGCGATTCACCCCTTCCCGAATAGCAAAATGGCCGAGCTTGCCTGCTTGGTGATTCATCCCGATTATCGCGATGAAGATCGCGGTGCTGATCTGCTGCGCCACGTCGAGCAACAGGCGCGAGGCTTAGGTATCGAAAAGTTATTCGCACTCACTACCCGCACCAGTCATTGGTTTGTCGAGCGTGGTTTTAAGCAAGCATCGGTAGACGAGTTGCCGATGGAGAAGAAAGAAATGTACAACTATCAGCGGCGATCTAAAGTATTTATTAAGCTATTACAGCGCTAA
- a CDS encoding septal ring lytic transglycosylase RlpA family protein has translation MQLNRSHALIFSGLLLAACSSTPEKKPPSKPIAAPVPTPAPVNTTAGTPSAYTCIYNAKSGSGAFYKDDGPMADYPANMDQALEPIPRWEPFHKWANRPYSVLGLSFTPQDQIGQAKEQGIASWYGRKFHGQKTSIGETYDMFQMTAAHPTLPIPSYARVTHVKNGRSVVVRINDRGPFHKGRVMDLSFLAACRLGYANNGSAEVIVESLVPSDAPGQFVTSAGQRPTTPAQNIVSAANPRPIPIAETNGSIYVQLGAFSSQSNAENFKVHLARELDNDANKLSIQNSANLFKVRLGPFANRADALAVISRVTGEKNIKAVIAQ, from the coding sequence ATGCAACTGAATCGCTCACATGCACTGATTTTTTCTGGCTTGCTACTCGCTGCCTGTAGCAGCACGCCCGAGAAAAAGCCGCCAAGCAAACCCATCGCCGCTCCCGTACCGACGCCAGCGCCAGTGAATACTACAGCTGGTACGCCTTCGGCGTATACCTGCATCTACAACGCAAAATCTGGTAGCGGCGCATTTTATAAAGATGATGGCCCGATGGCGGACTACCCGGCCAATATGGATCAAGCCTTAGAGCCAATCCCTCGTTGGGAGCCATTCCATAAATGGGCTAACCGCCCGTATAGCGTGCTGGGATTATCCTTCACGCCGCAAGATCAGATCGGGCAAGCCAAAGAACAAGGCATTGCCAGTTGGTATGGTCGCAAGTTTCACGGTCAAAAAACCAGTATCGGTGAAACCTACGATATGTTTCAAATGACCGCCGCACATCCTACATTGCCGATTCCAAGCTATGCACGAGTCACCCATGTTAAAAATGGCCGTAGCGTCGTAGTTCGCATCAACGACCGTGGTCCATTTCATAAAGGCCGCGTCATGGATCTCTCGTTCTTGGCGGCTTGCCGTTTAGGCTATGCCAATAATGGTAGTGCGGAAGTGATTGTCGAGAGCCTCGTACCCAGTGATGCACCCGGCCAGTTCGTTACCTCAGCAGGCCAGCGCCCGACTACCCCAGCTCAGAATATCGTCAGCGCGGCAAACCCGCGGCCTATTCCGATTGCGGAAACCAATGGCAGTATCTATGTGCAATTAGGTGCATTCTCATCGCAGAGCAATGCGGAAAACTTTAAAGTGCACCTTGCGCGCGAGCTGGATAATGATGCGAATAAACTCAGCATTCAAAACAGTGCTAATTTATTTAAAGTGCGTCTTGGGCCGTTTGCCAATCGCGCGGATGCCTTAGCTGTTATCAGTCGCGTCACCGGCGAAAAGAACATCAAGGCCGTTATTGCTCAATGA
- a CDS encoding glycosyltransferase, with translation MNRAALLIPHFNNPQGLADSLASVGVDECVDAVIVDDGSTRALLDEDLCRAAWRAQGELKFYYLPHNCGIEYALNTGLEAIVAAGYEFVARLDCDDLCVSDRISRQISFLDQYPDVYLLGSAVTFFDASGDRFTLNQPQTHAEIVRQMHKDNAFTHPSVMFRTAGVKEIGLYPMDCKAAEDFAYFWKFVDRYQTANLAEVLTKSEYNDSGISMSRRRQQQAMRIKILARYFDWRPRSALNIGKAAASFALPVSFTRKIKRLLGVGTWN, from the coding sequence ATGAATCGCGCTGCGCTGTTGATCCCCCACTTTAATAATCCGCAAGGCTTAGCCGATTCGCTAGCGTCAGTGGGCGTGGATGAGTGCGTTGATGCGGTGATTGTCGATGACGGCAGCACGCGCGCGCTGCTGGATGAGGACCTGTGCCGCGCGGCATGGCGGGCGCAAGGCGAGTTGAAGTTTTATTATTTGCCGCACAATTGCGGCATCGAATACGCGCTCAATACAGGGCTGGAAGCGATTGTCGCGGCGGGTTACGAGTTCGTTGCACGGCTCGATTGCGATGATCTGTGTGTATCGGATCGTATCTCTCGCCAAATCAGCTTTCTAGACCAATACCCCGATGTTTATTTACTCGGCAGCGCGGTGACTTTTTTTGATGCGTCGGGCGACCGATTTACGTTGAATCAGCCACAAACACATGCCGAGATCGTGCGGCAGATGCATAAAGACAATGCGTTTACGCATCCGAGCGTGATGTTTCGCACTGCGGGCGTGAAGGAAATCGGCCTGTATCCGATGGATTGCAAGGCGGCGGAAGATTTTGCGTATTTTTGGAAATTTGTAGATCGCTACCAAACGGCAAATTTGGCCGAAGTTTTGACCAAAAGTGAGTACAACGACAGCGGTATTTCGATGAGTCGCCGTCGACAGCAACAAGCAATGCGAATCAAAATCCTAGCCCGTTATTTTGATTGGCGGCCGCGATCAGCACTCAATATCGGTAAAGCTGCAGCATCCTTCGCGCTACCTGTTTCATTCACCCGTAAAATTAAACGTCTGCTTGGAGTTGGCACGTGGAATTAA
- a CDS encoding glycosyltransferase: protein MELTHSVLLLIPHYNNPAALVKSLASIGADEPCDVLVVDDGSVRAPIDMTTANAAYQGCGTLRVLNLAQNKGIEGALNAGLAWAKSRGYEWIARLDCGDENVSDRIARQLSFLEQHPEVVLLGGAASFVDQNGVEQFVLRHPCRQAEILQFMKKNSAYIHPSVIFKLFAVDTLGGYPLDVPAAEDYALFWALARQFKVANLPDVLIKYELDPNGISLGKRKTQLQSRLKLQRKYFDGSPAAIAGIARTVGLLAMPYELAFKIKARLRKEKA, encoded by the coding sequence GTGGAATTAACGCATTCTGTTTTATTACTTATTCCGCATTACAACAATCCTGCCGCGCTAGTGAAATCGCTGGCGAGTATCGGCGCGGATGAGCCGTGTGATGTGTTGGTGGTGGATGATGGTAGTGTGCGTGCGCCGATTGACATGACTACGGCGAATGCCGCGTACCAAGGTTGCGGCACTTTGCGTGTGTTGAATTTAGCGCAAAACAAGGGCATCGAAGGCGCGTTGAACGCGGGTTTGGCGTGGGCCAAATCGCGTGGCTATGAATGGATTGCGCGGCTTGATTGTGGTGATGAGAATGTATCTGACCGTATCGCTCGTCAATTGTCGTTTCTAGAGCAACACCCCGAGGTGGTATTGCTCGGTGGTGCTGCCAGTTTTGTTGACCAAAATGGCGTTGAACAATTTGTATTGCGTCATCCATGTCGCCAAGCTGAAATTCTTCAGTTTATGAAAAAAAACTCGGCGTATATTCATCCAAGCGTTATATTTAAATTGTTTGCGGTGGATACATTGGGTGGGTATCCGTTGGATGTGCCCGCAGCTGAAGATTATGCGCTGTTCTGGGCACTCGCGCGGCAGTTCAAAGTGGCGAATTTACCTGATGTATTGATTAAGTATGAACTCGACCCAAATGGGATTTCACTGGGCAAACGCAAAACGCAACTCCAGTCGCGACTGAAATTGCAGCGTAAATATTTTGACGGCAGCCCAGCGGCGATTGCGGGCATTGCACGCACCGTGGGTTTGCTGGCGATGCCGTATGAGCTGGCGTTTAAAATCAAAGCGAGATTGCGCAAGGAAAAAGCATGA
- the wbaP gene encoding undecaprenyl-phosphate galactose phosphotransferase WbaP, with product MKQEKHLQAEGAKPWLALADFTALALSFGIAMLLLWIFRYDRISASFELWWAWEGQQQGLAFLGLALITVMNFWWRGHYSLRLPFWDELLEVLRALLLAALLNGMLVLLGKFTVSRFLWPVSWGIALVLLPYFRGVMREFLLKKRLWQLPTVIIGAGVNAVEAYRAMHSERQLGFEVQAFLSVDQDAPEELLINDDVLPVVRLPREELLAWLAMNGRPHVVIAVNEDELRQLENQIEQLSLRYKDIHIIPPIAGLPLFGVVPHHFFSHEVLLLRVRNNLLVKPLIWLKRAFDLFGAICGLLALSPLLTYVMWRIKQEGGPGAIFFGHVRVGMNGVPFKCWKFRTMVHNSQEVLEQLLASDPQARAEWDTDFKLKNDPRITKIGAFLRKTSLDEIPQLWNVICGEMSLVGPRPIINAELERYGDKVDFYLEARPGLTGLWQVSGRNDTSYAERVALDAWYVKNWNLWYDIAIVCKTIKTVVSGRGAY from the coding sequence ATGAAACAAGAGAAACATTTACAAGCTGAAGGCGCCAAACCTTGGTTGGCTTTGGCTGATTTTACCGCGCTGGCGCTGTCGTTTGGCATTGCAATGTTGCTGCTGTGGATCTTTCGTTATGACCGAATTTCGGCCAGCTTTGAATTATGGTGGGCGTGGGAAGGTCAGCAACAGGGATTGGCGTTTTTGGGTTTGGCACTGATTACGGTAATGAATTTCTGGTGGCGCGGTCATTACAGTTTACGGTTGCCATTTTGGGATGAATTGCTCGAAGTGCTGCGCGCCTTGCTGCTAGCTGCTTTGCTCAATGGCATGTTGGTCTTGCTGGGCAAGTTTACTGTCTCGCGTTTTTTATGGCCGGTTTCGTGGGGTATCGCCTTGGTGCTGCTGCCGTATTTTCGCGGCGTGATGCGTGAGTTTTTGCTGAAAAAACGACTGTGGCAGTTACCAACGGTGATTATTGGCGCAGGAGTGAATGCGGTTGAAGCTTACCGTGCGATGCACAGTGAACGTCAATTGGGCTTTGAAGTACAAGCCTTTTTGTCGGTCGATCAAGACGCGCCAGAGGAGTTGTTGATTAATGATGACGTCTTGCCGGTCGTGCGTTTGCCGCGTGAAGAATTGCTGGCATGGCTAGCAATGAATGGCCGTCCGCACGTAGTGATTGCGGTCAATGAAGATGAATTGCGGCAGCTTGAAAATCAAATCGAGCAGTTATCGCTGCGCTACAAAGATATCCACATTATTCCGCCGATTGCCGGTTTACCGCTGTTTGGGGTGGTGCCGCATCACTTTTTCAGTCACGAAGTGCTGTTGCTTCGGGTGCGCAATAATCTGCTGGTAAAACCACTCATTTGGTTGAAGCGCGCGTTTGATTTGTTTGGTGCGATTTGCGGCTTACTGGCGCTCAGCCCCTTGCTGACCTATGTGATGTGGCGAATTAAACAAGAGGGTGGCCCTGGCGCTATTTTCTTTGGCCATGTGCGCGTTGGTATGAATGGCGTGCCGTTTAAGTGCTGGAAATTTCGCACCATGGTGCACAATTCGCAAGAAGTGCTAGAGCAGCTCTTGGCGAGCGACCCACAAGCACGCGCTGAATGGGATACCGATTTCAAGCTAAAAAATGATCCACGGATTACTAAAATCGGCGCATTTTTACGCAAGACCAGCTTGGATGAAATCCCGCAATTGTGGAATGTCATTTGCGGCGAAATGTCCTTGGTGGGACCGCGGCCGATTATTAATGCAGAGCTGGAACGCTACGGCGATAAAGTCGATTTTTATTTAGAAGCGCGGCCGGGGCTTACGGGCTTATGGCAGGTATCGGGCCGCAATGACACCAGTTATGCTGAGCGGGTAGCGCTCGATGCTTGGTACGTAAAGAATTGGAATTTATGGTACGACATTGCGATTGTCTGCAAAACGATTAAAACCGTCGTCAGTGGCCGTGGTGCATATTGA
- a CDS encoding glycosyltransferase, giving the protein MSAIVHVVESFGAGTLSMVSAMANRQSQDGHQVTVIHSVREETPANWRALFADAVQCIHLPMQRAIHPLNDFRTGRALMKWIRDIAPDVVHLHSSKAGAVGRLVSLAWAGKSGGPRWFFSPHGLSFLQRAEGRLKNSVFLAIEKILAGVPVTFIACSPSEGEEIRTHLSSNVVVVNNAVDLAAIPEACSQNDASSERKIRIGTVGRVCLARNPEFFAEIASKMAADKVEFVWVGGGDDSGEAALKAANVAVSGWCDRTAALTALATLDIYIQTSRWEGLPVAVIEAMAAGLPVVATNVVGNRDLVKNGENGYLAQTPDEFVGHLKALIADADLRSSLGRQAQAFARDFYSLDQMMDSLYAAYGVSPAAKND; this is encoded by the coding sequence ATGAGTGCCATTGTCCATGTAGTGGAATCATTTGGCGCGGGCACGCTGTCGATGGTGTCGGCGATGGCCAATCGCCAGTCACAAGATGGTCATCAAGTGACGGTGATTCACTCAGTGCGCGAGGAAACACCGGCTAATTGGCGCGCTTTGTTTGCCGATGCGGTGCAATGCATTCATTTGCCGATGCAGCGCGCAATTCATCCGCTGAATGATTTTCGTACGGGTCGTGCCTTGATGAAATGGATTCGGGACATCGCGCCGGATGTGGTGCATTTGCATTCAAGCAAAGCGGGGGCGGTGGGGCGTTTGGTGAGTTTGGCTTGGGCAGGGAAATCGGGTGGGCCGCGCTGGTTTTTCTCGCCGCATGGTTTGTCGTTTTTACAACGTGCCGAAGGTCGACTGAAAAACAGTGTCTTTCTGGCCATCGAAAAAATTCTCGCTGGTGTGCCGGTAACTTTTATTGCCTGCTCGCCGTCTGAAGGCGAAGAAATCCGCACGCATTTATCGAGTAATGTCGTCGTCGTAAATAATGCCGTCGATTTGGCGGCGATACCTGAAGCTTGCTCACAGAATGACGCGTCGAGCGAGCGTAAAATTCGTATTGGTACGGTCGGCCGTGTGTGTTTGGCACGCAATCCCGAGTTTTTTGCCGAAATTGCCAGCAAAATGGCGGCGGACAAGGTTGAGTTTGTCTGGGTTGGCGGCGGTGATGACAGCGGTGAAGCGGCGCTGAAGGCGGCCAATGTCGCTGTGTCGGGTTGGTGTGACCGCACTGCTGCGCTAACTGCGTTGGCAACCTTGGATATTTATATCCAAACCAGTCGCTGGGAAGGCTTGCCAGTGGCGGTGATTGAGGCAATGGCGGCAGGCTTGCCCGTGGTGGCGACCAATGTGGTTGGTAATCGTGATTTAGTTAAAAACGGTGAAAATGGCTATTTGGCACAAACGCCGGATGAATTTGTTGGTCACTTGAAAGCTTTAATCGCTGACGCCGATTTGCGGTCGAGCTTAGGGCGCCAAGCGCAAGCTTTTGCGCGTGATTTTTATTCTTTAGATCAAATGATGGATAGTTTATATGCGGCGTATGGCGTGTCGCCTGCCGCTAAAAACGATTAA